A region of Lycium barbarum isolate Lr01 chromosome 3, ASM1917538v2, whole genome shotgun sequence DNA encodes the following proteins:
- the LOC132631275 gene encoding uncharacterized protein LOC132631275, which translates to MSQGSCSSHVKCNCGTIAKHLTSSTPSNPGRKFYKCPRPKGSSCGFWEWEDELFPEIQWNNVQNLTSSLDAVKIERDKLQEELIAIEARHLIEVNKMKEELIGLKSKQQFDLKIFLNLEEKRENTRMFLLISWGIFIGFLAASLIN; encoded by the coding sequence ATGTCTCAAGGTAGCTGTTCATCTCACGTAAAATGTAATTGTGGCACCATTGCAAAACACCTCACTTCATCGACTCCTAGTAATCCCGGACGGAAATTCTACAAATGTCCGAGGCCTAAGGGCAGTTCTTGTGGATTTTGGGAATGGGAAGATGAATTGTTCCCTGAGATTCAGTGGAATAATGTTCAAAATTTGACGTCGTCGTTAGATGCGGTCAAGATCGAAAGGGACAAATTGCAAGAAGAATTAATTGCCATTGAGGCTAGACATCTCATTGAAGTGAACAAAATGAAGGAGGAATTAATTGGCTTGAAGAGTAAACAGCAATTTGACTTGAAAATTTTTCTAAATTTGGAGGAGAAACGTGAAAATACAAGGATGTTTCTTTTGATTTCGTGGGGAATATTTATTGGCTTTTTGGCGGCTTCCTTAATCAACTGA